DNA sequence from the Prolixibacter sp. SD074 genome:
TGACAAAAAGGATCGCATTGACCCATGATTCGGACGTTTCAGGAAGCCTGGCCATGATATTGTTGAGCCCGTATCCTCGTTTGCCTTGTCCAAACTTGCCTTCTACGTGGTTTCGTTTGGCTGCTTCTTTTTTGTCACGGTATTTCTGACTGGCAGTTTGGCTGTCATTTTTCGGTGGCCTTCCCAGGGGTTTGCCGTAGATCTTAATCCCTTTTTCTTTCAGGTATTTGCGGTTTTCCCTTGTCAGGAAAATCTGGTCGCCAAGGAATACCCGGGGATAGCAACCATAGGTATGTTTAAAATTTTCTACCTGCATTTTCAAATCCGTGCTTTCATTGTAGGCATCCCAGCTGAACCGGTCTATCCGGCAGAATCCGTTCACCTCACTGATGTTGATTTTCGCTCCAAATTCGGTTTTCGCTTTGTCTTTTCCCCGGACAATCGGACGCACATGGGGCTGGAAAATGTTCACAATGCGGTTCTCGCATTGATGGGTTCTATTCTCATACATCAATTTTTGCTGGCTGTAAACTTTCCGAATGGTTGCCATCAGTTCCCTGTCGCGTTTTTCCAGCAATTCCGACCGACCGGGTTTTAACAATAAGCTGTCAACTATTTTTAGATCGCGGGAAATGTATTGAAGCTATCCCCTGATTCCCCGGCGAATCTGCTTCTTTGTCTTCTTTTTCTTCTTTGCAATGTTCAGGTAATGCTTGCGGGCATTCCTGCGGTAGGTTCTTGGTTTTGTTCCATCTGCCGGGCGAAGGTACAACAGGTCTATGATTCGTTCCAGATTTCCCCTGGAGGTGTTTAAGAGTTTCAAATCTGTCGGATAGGTGATCTCCTGGTCGGCCACAGTCGCATCTACTTTCAGTGTTCCCCGGTTATCATTCTTTTCGGGCCCGTCGTTTTTGTCCTTATCCTTGTCCGTTGCCTCTTCCTTTTGTTGCTGTTGTTTTCTTTTAATGCGGGACTGATGTGGTTTAATTTGTTCGGATGATTCGATGATTCGTTGGTTGAAAGCTTCAAACTCATCGCCTCCCAATCTTTTGCGGATATCGACAAACAGGCTGGCATCAAAAACCGGTTGGGTGGTAAAACACGGCAGCCCGCAAAAGTATTGCAGGTAAATGTTTTCCTGTATCATTTCTATGGTACCCCGGTCATCCAGGCCAAGCTTGTGCTTGACTATCAAGGCCGCTATCACCGTGCGGATGTTGACACTTTTACGCCCCGAGCCCGCATCGAGCTTCCGGCTATAAACGGCTGCAAGTGAATCCCAGGGAATCAATGCGGCTAATTTCACCCATCGGTTCTCCTTGTCCAACCCTTGTTCAAAAGGATGCTTGAACATATTTAAACTTAATTGGCTTTGTGGTGTGTAATCAATCATATCTGCAAGGGTTTTGAACCCAATTTATACAAAACCATGCATTTACACCAATCATCAGCCTTGAAAATATGAACAAATAAATGTTGATAATCAATGTATTAAATGTATTCTTTGAGAATATCAGCAGACCCTATTTAATATTACACCATTGGCACCACGTGCACCATAAAGAGCTGCAGAAGCAGCATCCTTCAGTACGGTCACTGACTCAATATCCTGTGTACTAATTGAAGAAATATCTTCACCATAGGGTATCCCGTCCACAACATATAAAGGAGCACTAGATGCACTCAATGAACCTACCCCCCGAATTCTGATTTTAGCAGAGGTACCTGGCTGTCCAGTATTACTAGCTGCTTGAACACCGGCAGTAACTCCTGTTAACGCCTGGGTCACGTTTGATACTTGTCTCTTTTCAAGAGTTGAAGCGTCAACAACTGCTGCTGCTCCGGTAAATGACTCCCGGGTTGCGGTACCATAAGCTACAACCAGTACCTCATCCAACCCAACCAAGTCAGAACGCATGTTTACATTAATGACACTACCTGATATCGCCACTTCCTGTGTTTCCATTCCCACGAATGAGAAAACCAGTGTTGTTGCGTTTTGGGGTACACTAATACGGTATTTCCCATCAATATCCGTTATTGTTCCCAATGTTGTACCTTGGACTGAAACAGAAACTCCCGGAATGGAACTTCCGTCATCGGCACTGGTAACTGTACCTGTAATCACCTTGGTTTGCGCCATCAGAGATAGCAAACCAAAGGCAGAAAATGCAAGTAATAGCACAAGTTTTTTCATAAATAATTGTATTAAAAGGTTAAGTAGTCGTGAAGCCAGTTATTTTACATAGACGGTTAAAAATATGAAAAAAATATTTTTTAATGAAAATTAACATTTTTTTTCTTTCGTTAAGAGTGAAATTGTGCGTAAATCCTTCCCTTAAATTACAAATCAATGCTCTTTACAGCATCAGCCTACCATTCTTCACTACACTGATATACTGATACATACATAAAAATGGCTCTCTGAATCCAGAGAGCCCTTAAGCTTTACTATTGAAGATATGCTTATTAACATATCTTCAATAATTATGTGTTAAAATATGTTACCAAATGCCTCAATCATGAGTGATATAGAAATTATCCGTACCTGGTCTTTCCCCTTCAGGCTGATGTTTTCAAAACAATATGCTTGAAATTCCTCTCTAAAGCAACTAATAACTACCGATACCTCCAGGAAAAACAAGTGTGGTTTTACCTAAAACCTAAGGTGATCTTGACTGAAACCTGCAGTGAAATCCCCCCAAACCACACATGATTTGACGCCAAACCACACGAGGTTTCGGGTAAAACCTGCGTTGAAATCTGCGTATACCGCAAATTATTCCTCTTTGAAAAGAAAAAGCCTGAATACCGAAACAGGAATAACAATGAGAGTTTCCGCGTATTTCAGGTTTTAGAAACAACCCTAAGTCTGTTTTCAGGTTTTGCTGTTAAAAGCGACGGGCCACGTAGGAAGATAAAAAGAAGTATATTTGGAATCCAGTTGTTACGAAATAACAAGCAACCGGACTCACCAATTAAGTATAAATCTGTCAAGCTATTTTAGGGGAGGTCACTCACCAATTAAGTATAAATCTGCCAAGCTATTTTAGAGGAGGTCGGCTGGGAACTTTTCAAGGTGCCCCGTTTCAAAATATATGTATCCAAAACATGTTTTGCGGTTTGCCGTGGAAAAAAGTATGTATCCATAACATATTTCTGGGCGTGCAGTAGGGAAAAGTATGTATGCTTAACATGTTTTGGCCTGTGCTGCGAGGAAAAGTGTGCTTGTTTTAGTTTCAAGGGAGTCTAGGAAGAGACAACAAAATATTTCAGTGAGCATCCGATTGCCAACCTAACACTAATATCCAGTCCACAAAGAAGATGTTGTATCAATAAAAACTGGCGTTTAGATAACATTCTAAAAATCTGATCGGTGCAAGTCATTTACAGCACCACCTATGTGTTTTCATTGTGTTATAAACCTACAAATTGAAGAGGTGACTTTTCGTTACCCACCACTTTAATCAACCTTAATAATTGTATAGTATGAAGACAAATCTCTTTTTCTGAGAATGGCATGTAATAAAAGAGCCAGTCTATTGCAGACTGGCTCCTTATGGTCATAAATTATTGAAATGCTGTTTAATTCTTTGTTAAGACGAAATTATATGTTCCAAAATCTCCCTCATCAACAGAAATGGCAAAGCTCATTGCATAGGTGCCGTCACAAGTACTTAATTTACCACTACCTTCATAAGCAAGATTGTGATACCCCCATGCATCTGAAGCTAACACAGTTTTAACTGCTGTTACAGAATAATCTAATGGATTCACAAGCATCTTTAATGGGCCCTGATCTTCATTAAGACCTTCAATTGCCTCTAAACCTGAAACATATACAGTATACTGATCAGTTGGGTCGACTGTAATGGTCACATCACCTTCTGAGCCCCAGTCAGCACTTTTTGCATGATAGCTACCAGTAACCAGATCCGGGTTATAAGCGCAAACAACAGCAGCATCAATACTTGCATTTGAACGGTATGTCTTACCATTGCTGGTAGTTAGTACTTCAATGGTAAATACATCACCCAACTTCACGTCGCTCAAACTCATTCCCAATTTTTCGGCTAAATCAGCCAATGAGATTTTCACCGTCGCAGGAAAGGAGTTCAAAGTGGTATAATCTACTCTCTCCTTTTGTCCATTATATGATACCTGAATCGAACCGCTACTTACGCTCTCACCATCAGGAATCTTGACAGTAAATTGAACGTAAGTATTTCCCATATCGTTGGAATCAAATACGGCCGGATTCAAATCTGTTATTTCAGGTACAACTGCCACTCCTCTTAAACCGGCTGGATCCTCATCGTTTGTACTACAGGAAGCGAAGACCATAACCATAGCAGCTATTAATCCTAATATATTTAAATTTTTCATTTGCATAATTTTTTAAATGTTAAGAATGGCCTCTTGATTATCGGGTTCCTCCTGCCCACCATACATTTTCAGAATAAACATATGTTCCATCGCCATAAGCCTCCCTCACATTGGCATTCGTCGTTACATCGTCTGCACCATAAGTATAGCGCAGAGGAAACTGTGTCGCATCTTTGGGATTATCTAGTTGGATTACATTATCTCCCATTGCCTTTAACCGGCGATAATCATTATATGCTTCCATTGCTTCCTCTTCATAGCTTGCTATATATTTCTGATTCATCACCTCTGACAACGGATTCGCATCAAATTTGGGTTTCACCTGATTTGTGTAATAATCATCCGCATCGGCAGCTGTCAGACCGATGTTTACCTTAGTGAATGAAGCGGTAATGGCTTTTTTCAATGCATCCTCAGCATTCGTCAAGTCATTCAACCGAACATAAGCCTCAGCTTTCAGAAACTCAAGTTCGTGATAACTCATTAGATAGGTCGGTGCCGTCGCACTACTAATTGCAGAAATACCATAAACTCCTTGTACCTGGTCGGGTGTTCCATTTGGAGCAAAAACTAAGTCGCTGGTTCCAGGATAAGCTTTAAAGAATATTGTATCCCGCGGATCATTTCGGGCCACAAGCTTATCATGTAAACTTTGACTCGCACCAAAATAATCCCTGTCTTTAAAAAACTGAAAGAATGGACTGATCGTTGTACTGCCATCGTAATTAAACTGACATTGCTCGCTGCTAGACGTAAAAGATTCATCTGCAAACTTAATCACATCAGCATAGTCCGGATTCCTGAGTGACAAACGCATGGTATAACGAGCCTTCAGACCGTAAGCAAATTTTTTCCAAAGCGAAGCATCACCACCATAAATTAAATCCTGACTACCTAATGAAGGATAACTGCTCTCTTTACTAAGATTCGCAATTCCTTCATCCAGAAAATGAAAAATCGTATCATAGAGGTCTTTCTGACTATCTAATTTCGGCGTAAAGATGACACCTGGTTGTAAAGCTTCACTCCAGGGAACGTCTCCAAACATGTCAGTAAGGACAGCCAAATTGTATGCAGACAAAACCTGTGCAACTCCCAAAGTATGATAGTTACCTTCTTCAGAGCCTCCTGCCGAGCACTTGTCAATTACTGTTTTCAGATTATACAAGTTGTTATAAGTAGCTGACCATGAATTATTGTAAGTTGTAGAATTGGTCGGATCACCACTTCGTATCTCTGCATTGTACATTTGGTTATAAATACCAACATTCTGCTCGATATAACAAGATGCATAAAAGGCCAAATCACTCCCCGTTACGGTAAATGCAGAACTGGTCATTGCATCTGTTATAATCAGATTGGACGAAACATCAGTGGGAGCATTGATGTTCTTGTTGATAGCATCCATCGTATCTTCGGAACAGGACCAGACCACAATTCCTATGATCATCGCCATGCTTATATTAAATATCTTTCTCATAATTATCTCGATTTACACCATTATTAGAACGTTATATTGACACCCAATCCATAGCTGGTTGTTTGCGGCAAAGAGAACCTTTCAAATGATCCACCCATGTTGGTGTTTCCTTGAGATGATTCAGGGTCAAAATTAGGCAAGGCAGTCCAAAGGAGAAGATTCCTTGCATACAGAGAAACATTAAATTTCAGCGTTTTGTATACGGGCTTTGGACAACTATATTTCAAAGAAACCTCGCGAAGTTTTACAAATGAATTGTCGTGAATGTAATATTCATCGATATTGGACAACACATTCGTGTACAAATCCTGCAGCGCCTTCGGATCATTGGGACCTCCGCGAACGATATCATTCGGAGTTCCATCAGGTTTCACCCCTTTAAATACAAACGTTGACGTCCGATCTTCTGTTCTTTTTGACATACCATAAAGATCCAATAACCCATTTGAACCAGAATACATCTGGCCGCCACTCTTCCATTCTACAGAGGCAGTCAGCGAGAAGTCTTTATACGTGAAGGTATTGGATCCACTCAATATAAAGTCCGGCGACACATGACCAATTACACCCGGAGCTCCCTGCTCAGGCATACCGTAATTCGATGCCCCTGGAGTATCGTTAACTACAATATTCCCTTTATCGTCGCGAACAAATGTTGAGCCATAAATTACCGGATAAGTAGCTCCAATGCCCGCACGAACCTGTGGTGTGGTAAAACCTCCCAAGAAAATACTTTCAACACCTGGAGCCAATTCATCGACCACATTATGTATTTTGGAAAAGTTCACATTCATATCCCACGTAAAATTGCGGGACTTAATAGGAGTCATATATAAAATAACCTCATGTGAAATGGTATGAATCTTTCCACCGTTCATTGTCAGCTGAACCATACCGGTTGAACCCGCCAACGGTACAGGAAAAATTTGATCGGTAACATTCTGTCTGGAATATGTATAATCAATTCCCAACCGGTTATGCAGGAACTTCAAGTTGGCACCAAATTCGTAGGACTTAGTATTCTGAGGTTTCAAATTCGGATCAAATTGCTCATTATTGGGAATATAAGAGTTAATACCACCAATTGACCATCTCCCGAAAAATGGATTGATCAAGCCCTACAATCCAGTCATATCAGGGGTTTAAAGATGTTTATATATGAGGAAAGCTGGTTTAAAAAGGTTATTTTTATTGTGCAAACAAAAGCAAATAATCTCTAAAAACCAGCTCATGTCAAAAGTATTAACAAAACAGGTACAGAACAAGATCAGTCGCTATTTTCTTAAGCTTGAGGGTCAATTAACAAAACCGGAAGCCCGATGTATCAGGGAAATGACCACCGGGATACTCAAGACAGGTACAGTATTGGTCAATAAGATAGCCACAGGCATTTGCGATACGATCTCGTTGAGCCAGACGACCAAGCGCTTTAGGAACCATTATAACAAGAAAGATTTTTTCATGAAGTTATTCCGGGGACATATGAACAGTGTAAAAAGCAAAATCTGTCATGGGGACTACATCCTGTTCGATGGCTCTGATATCCAAAAGAAATATGCCAAGATGATGGATGGGCTGGACTATGTGAAAGATGGCGATAAAGGAACCATTGGCCTTGGGTATTGGCTGATGAATGTTGTCCACTTTAGCAAAGACCAGGAAATGACTCCCCTGTACAATAAGCTTTACAGTTTTGACCATGGCGCAAAAAGTGAAAACAAGGAGGTTCTTGAAGCAATGGGCGAAGTAGGGGCAATCATTAACAAAGATGTCACAACAATATTCGACCGGGGAATGGACCGTCCCATTTGCAGGGATTTCATTATTGCCAATGAAGGCAACTTTAACCTGCGCCTGAAGAAAACCACAAAGCTGATGTACAAAGGCGAAGAAATGGCAGTGAACAAAATAAGCCAGAAAGTGCCGTTGTTCATGAAATTAACGGCTACAAGGATACAGAAAAGCAAGAAGCGCCAGTTGGTCTATGAATGCGGGGCGATAAAGGTCCAGTATCAAATCAAGGGCAAGATGCATGATCTTTGGCTTGTTGTAACCAAAAGGGCCAATGGCGGATATTGCTGGCTACTGACACGTTCTCCAAAAGACAGTATTGTTGAAGTAATCAAAGAAGCATTTACAGCCTATGGTTTTAGGTGGAAAATAGAGGAGTACCACCGACATATCAAGGAATGTTACAACCTGGAAGACATACAAATCAAAACATTCGAAGGCTTACAAAGCATGCTGGCAATACTGACAATAGCCATGAGCATCATATACTCATCGCTTTCATCCCTGCACACAAGGCTGTTGCTTGAAAGTGGGGTAAAAACACTAAACAAAGAACGTATGTACGAACTACGCAATTTTATCTATTACAAAATCAGCACGATAATAAAAGTATTGCTGGCCAATATGACACCAAGGGCTTTCCTTCCTCAATCAGATCCATCTCCTAATGACGGACAGTTAAGCCTTTTACTAAATTTTGAAAACTAAAAACGGGAGATGGTCAATTAATACCACCAATAGGATATTGAACCGGAGCATTTGTCCAAAAACCTCCACCATAATAGTAGCCCGGCTTAGCGTAATAATTCTGCATATAAGAACCGGCTTGTCCAACTTCTGCATACGAAGCCCGCAGCTTGGCAAAACTCAACCACGACAAATTTTTTAGTCCCGAAAGCTCAGAAGCAACAAATCCTAAAGAGACTGACGGATAAAAGAATGAGCGGTTATCTCTCGGCATTGAAGATACAATATCCCGTCGTCCCGTAGCATTTAAAAACAACATCGATTTCCAGGATAATGACATGCTACCAAAAAATCCTACTGTCCGGTCTTTATTTTGTGATTCTGTAGCCGTTACAATATTGGCATTATCAATATGATTCCAACCACCAAAATTAAAGTTAGTTCCAGTTTCGTCATAGTACTTCTTATTGGTCTGGTTGATTTCATTTCCAAGCAACATGGTGAAATCCAAATCATCGTTGATCGTCCAATTATAATTTGCTGTTAACAGTGAATTAACGGTCGCAGAAGTTACACCGTAATTGTCCATGTTACCATCCTTGCCTTTACTGCCATAGCCGAAAATATCCTGATAATGGGTGGTATAAGAGTCTGTTCCAAGTTGATATTTAACATCCAGCCTCATATTGGAGGCTAAGTCAGCGTTAAAATCGACATATCCATTTCCAAAGAAACGCTCAGTTTTTTCATTGAACGTATTATTCTTTGCGATCCAGTAAGGATTGTCAAAAGTCATCGAACGATAGTAAATCTGAGTATAAGGGTCTCCGGGCACATGGTATGGGTATCCCTTCAAATTGTAACTTGCCGGAGCTGAAAGTACACCCGCCAATGAAGCATCATTTGCGCCAGACAGTTTATCAATATTGTCTTTTGAATAGTTACCATTGAAGCCGACCTTAAAATTTTTATTCAATGTTCTGTCAGCACTAAGTTTGCCATTCCACCGGGTCATACCAGTATTCAACGCAATACCCGTTTGATCCGTTTGACTGAGCCCTATCGCAAAATGACCGCTTTTAGTGGCCTGACTTACACTAACGTTGTTAGTTGTAGAGTAAGCCTTTTGGTAATAATCTTTCCAGTTATTATAGACCTTAGGGGCTACCCATGGATCCATATTAGCTGTATTCAACTGAGGAACGTAAAATAAGCCGGGATGTCCATTACTATTTCCACCGTAAGTTGGATCATCCGGTAAGGCTGAAATCTTCGGCCCCCATGACATTGACTGATTTGGCACATACTGACCATAACTACCCTGAGCATAGGTCGTTTGATAATCTGGATTACGGGATACAACCGAAATATTACTATTATGAGAAATATTCACCACCGGCTTGCCAATTTTATTATCGGCGCCACTCTTGGTCGTAATAATTATGACACCGTTCGATGCGCGAATACCGTAAAGTGCAGCCGCCGCCTGACCTTTCAAAACGTTAATACTCGCAATATCAGCAGGGTTAATGTCAACTGCCCGGTTCGAAATGTCAGCACCCGTAACACCATTACCAGTTGAATAGTCCGCGGTTGATTCGATAGGCATACCGTCTACGACATAAAGAGGAGCGTTATTACCAGTAAATGAACGAGCCCCCCTAATTGTAATTTGCGAAGATGCTCCAGGCATACCACTGGAAGGTTTAATATCGATCCCTGCCACTTTCCCTTGTAAGGCGGTAGCAAAATCTGAGTTCCCGGTACGATCAATATCATCTTTAGAAACAGCCTGCACGGAATACCCTAAAGCCTTTTTGTCTTTTTTAATACCCAGGGCCGTCACAACAACCTCTTTAACGCCAACAACATTGGGCTCCAATTTCACGTCAATTTTCGAACCTGAAATTGCAATCTCCTGTGTTTTCATTCCTACGAAAGAAAAGATTAAAGCTTTCGCATCCTGAGGAACACGAAGAGTAAAATGGCCATCAATATCGGTAATAGTACCCATCGTAGTACCCTTTACCGATACAGAAACGCCAGGAATTGAACTTCCATCATCTGCGGAAGTTACTGTTCCTGTAATTTCCCTGGTCTGCGCAAAAACTGACTGCAAACCAATCGCTAAAATTACAAGAAGCAAACCTAAGTTTTTCATAGAATAAATTTTTAGATTAATAAAACAAATACCCATAGTGGCCTCACACCAAGCCACTATAAGATTCACTTAAAATTACATACAAACCCTAATAAAATTGGAAATAGGGCAACAATAACACACATTAAACTTAATACAATAAATATCGTAATCCTATGCATTTCTTTACCAGAGGAGCAAAAATAAAAAGAATTTATCACAAACCACGGACTTTCCGTGTAACACTTGT
Encoded proteins:
- a CDS encoding transposase — its product is MLKPGRSELLEKRDRELMATIRKVYSQQKLMYENRTHQCENRIVNIFQPHVRPIVRGKDKAKTEFGAKINISEVNGFCRIDRFSWDAYNESTDLKMQVENFKHTYGCYPRVFLGDQIFLTRENRKYLKEKGIKIYGKPLGRPPKNDSQTASQKYRDKKEAAKRNHVEGKFGQGKRGYGLNNIMARLPETSESWVNAILFVMNLAKLLQVAEKWKGSFALLLKKLKAAIKNLLRLELFDKNLLLIPISNSCGA
- a CDS encoding transposase, whose product is MIDYTPQSQLSLNMFKHPFEQGLDKENRWVKLAALIPWDSLAAVYSRKLDAGSGRKSVNIRTVIAALIVKHKLGLDDRGTIEMIQENIYLQYFCGLPCFTTQPVFDASLFVDIRKRLGGDEFEAFNQRIIESSEQIKPHQSRIKRKQQQQKEEATDKDKDKNDGPEKNDNRGTLKVDATVADQEITYPTDLKLLNTSRGNLERIIDLLYLRPADGTKPRTYRRNARKHYLNIAKKKKKTKKQIRRGIRG
- a CDS encoding TonB-dependent receptor plug domain-containing protein, with translation MKKLVLLLAFSAFGLLSLMAQTKVITGTVTSADDGSSIPGVSVSVQGTTLGTITDIDGKYRISVPQNATTLVFSFVGMETQEVAISGSVINVNMRSDLVGLDEVLVVAYGTATRESFTGAAAVVDASTLEKRQVSNVTQALTGVTAGVQAASNTGQPGTSAKIRIRGVGSLSASSAPLYVVDGIPYGEDISSISTQDIESVTVLKDAASAALYGARGANGVILNRVC
- a CDS encoding SusD/RagB family nutrient-binding outer membrane lipoprotein, whose protein sequence is MRKIFNISMAMIIGIVVWSCSEDTMDAINKNINAPTDVSSNLIITDAMTSSAFTVTGSDLAFYASCYIEQNVGIYNQMYNAEIRSGDPTNSTTYNNSWSATYNNLYNLKTVIDKCSAGGSEEGNYHTLGVAQVLSAYNLAVLTDMFGDVPWSEALQPGVIFTPKLDSQKDLYDTIFHFLDEGIANLSKESSYPSLGSQDLIYGGDASLWKKFAYGLKARYTMRLSLRNPDYADVIKFADESFTSSSEQCQFNYDGSTTISPFFQFFKDRDYFGASQSLHDKLVARNDPRDTIFFKAYPGTSDLVFAPNGTPDQVQGVYGISAISSATAPTYLMSYHELEFLKAEAYVRLNDLTNAEDALKKAITASFTKVNIGLTAADADDYYTNQVKPKFDANPLSEVMNQKYIASYEEEAMEAYNDYRRLKAMGDNVIQLDNPKDATQFPLRYTYGADDVTTNANVREAYGDGTYVYSENVWWAGGTR
- a CDS encoding transposase, coding for MSKVLTKQVQNKISRYFLKLEGQLTKPEARCIREMTTGILKTGTVLVNKIATGICDTISLSQTTKRFRNHYNKKDFFMKLFRGHMNSVKSKICHGDYILFDGSDIQKKYAKMMDGLDYVKDGDKGTIGLGYWLMNVVHFSKDQEMTPLYNKLYSFDHGAKSENKEVLEAMGEVGAIINKDVTTIFDRGMDRPICRDFIIANEGNFNLRLKKTTKLMYKGEEMAVNKISQKVPLFMKLTATRIQKSKKRQLVYECGAIKVQYQIKGKMHDLWLVVTKRANGGYCWLLTRSPKDSIVEVIKEAFTAYGFRWKIEEYHRHIKECYNLEDIQIKTFEGLQSMLAILTIAMSIIYSSLSSLHTRLLLESGVKTLNKERMYELRNFIYYKISTIIKVLLANMTPRAFLPQSDPSPNDGQLSLLLNFEN
- a CDS encoding SusC/RagA family TonB-linked outer membrane protein, with translation MKNLGLLLVILAIGLQSVFAQTREITGTVTSADDGSSIPGVSVSVKGTTMGTITDIDGHFTLRVPQDAKALIFSFVGMKTQEIAISGSKIDVKLEPNVVGVKEVVVTALGIKKDKKALGYSVQAVSKDDIDRTGNSDFATALQGKVAGIDIKPSSGMPGASSQITIRGARSFTGNNAPLYVVDGMPIESTADYSTGNGVTGADISNRAVDINPADIASINVLKGQAAAALYGIRASNGVIIITTKSGADNKIGKPVVNISHNSNISVVSRNPDYQTTYAQGSYGQYVPNQSMSWGPKISALPDDPTYGGNSNGHPGLFYVPQLNTANMDPWVAPKVYNNWKDYYQKAYSTTNNVSVSQATKSGHFAIGLSQTDQTGIALNTGMTRWNGKLSADRTLNKNFKVGFNGNYSKDNIDKLSGANDASLAGVLSAPASYNLKGYPYHVPGDPYTQIYYRSMTFDNPYWIAKNNTFNEKTERFFGNGYVDFNADLASNMRLDVKYQLGTDSYTTHYQDIFGYGSKGKDGNMDNYGVTSATVNSLLTANYNWTINDDLDFTMLLGNEINQTNKKYYDETGTNFNFGGWNHIDNANIVTATESQNKDRTVGFFGSMSLSWKSMLFLNATGRRDIVSSMPRDNRSFFYPSVSLGFVASELSGLKNLSWLSFAKLRASYAEVGQAGSYMQNYYAKPGYYYGGGFWTNAPVQYPIGGIN